The genomic segment GCCGCTTCTTTTGTTGGTGGTTCACCTGGTCGCATCATGCGATAAATCTCAACAAGCGCAGATAAACGGTCATAAGATGGGTCAACACGTAATGTTTCAGAAATGTATGGCCCAAAGTCTAGGTCGTTAGTGAATAAAGTTTCGATTGTGGTATAGCCAGCTTGTGCTAATTTAGCTAATAACTCTAAACTAATTTCCATATTAGCTGGGCAAATAACTTCACCAGTTTCTAAATCCACGTAATCTTTCGCTGCAACTTTACCCACAATATATTCTGTCGGGACTTCAACTTGCGAAATATTATCTTTTTCTAATGCGCGGATGTGACGAGCAGTGATACGACGACCACGCTCAACATAAACTTTGCCATTTGCTTCGATGTCAAAAGTCGCCGTTTCGCCACGTAAACGTTCTGGTACAAGTGTCATTAATAGTTTGTTGTCTTTGATCTCAAATACAACCTTGTCAAAGAATAAATCTAAGATCTCTTCAGTACTATAGTTTAATGCACGTAAAATGATAGTCGCCGGTAATTTACGACGGCGGTCAATACGCGCAAATAAGTTGTCTTTAGGATCAAACTCAAAATCTAACCAAGAACCGCGGTAAGGAATGATTCGTGCATTATAAAGCACCTTACCTGACGAATGAGTTTTACCTTTATCTGAATCAAAGAACACACCAGGGCTACGATGTAATTGTGAAACAATAACACGCTCAGTACCATTAATGACGAAAGTACCATTTTCAGTCATCAATGGGATTTCACCCATATATACATCCTGTTCTTTAATGTCTTTGATTGTCCCTGGTGCTGCATCTTTGTCATAGCTCACAAGGCGTAATTTCACGCGAAGCGGTGCAGCAAAAGTCGTGCCACGGATTTGACATTCACGAACATCGAATACCGGTTCGCCTAATTTATAGCTCACATATTGTAATTCTGTTGAACCATTGTTACTCACAATTGGAAACACAGAACGAAATGCCGCTTCTAAACCTTGCTGACCTTCTGGATCGCGTTGGATAAATTTGTCAAATGAGTCTAGTTGAATCGTTAATAAATAAGGTACGTTTAAAACTTGCGGACGTTTACCGAAGTCTTTACGAATACGTTTTTTCTCAGTATAGGAGTAACCCATTGGTTTTCCTCTGTAATTTTTAGTGAGACCGAGTTGAAATGAAAAAACACGACCGAAAAACAAAGTACGGTCAGAATTTTGTGTATTTTCCAAATCAATGTTTGAGCCCGTTTCTAGATACCGCACTCTGAACCTTACTTCTGATGAACGGATTGCTTTAAGCTAACAGATTGATTGAAGCTAATTTTTTGCAATAAAACGGTGAATATTTTTGTGCTTATCGACAACACAAAAAGCTGACAGATTTTCACTGCCAGCTGCATTTATTAAAAATGGTTGTATATTATATTATTTTACGCCTATTTTGGCAATAATCTATTAACTGATTCTTTAAACAGAATACATAAACAAAAACCCCAATGTTTCCATTGGGGTTTTCTCGAATCAGAATTGGTTAAAAGCTTTAATCAAAATTATTTGATTTCTACTTTCGCGCCAGCTTCTTCTAATTCTTTTTTCAATGCTTCAGCTTCTGCTTTAGAGATGCCTTCTTTTAAGTTAGCTGGAGCAGATTCAACTAAGTCTTTCGCTTCTTTTAAGCCTAAACCGGTTGCACCACGTACTGCTTTGATTACCGCTACTTTGTTCGCACCGGCTTCTGCTAATACTACATCGAATTCAGTTTTTTCTTCTGCTGCCGCTGCGCCTGCTGCTGGAGCTGCTGCTACTGCCGCTGCTGCTGAAACACCGAATTTTTCTTCCATCGCTGCGATTAATTCAACGATTTCAGATACTGATTTTGAAGCAATCGCTTCGATAATTTGTTCGTTAGTTAATGACATAACAATCAATTCCTAATGTAAATAAAGTTAAACGAGTTAAGAAGTTCTTGCTTGAAATTAAGCAGCTTCTTGTAATTTGTCGCGTAATGCTGCCAAAGTGCGAACAAGTTTGCCTGCCGCAGCTTCTTTCATTGTACCCATTAAACGTGCAATCGCTTCTTCGTAAGTTGGTAATGTTGCCAAGAATTCAACGTCTTGAATTTTACCTTCAAAGGCTGCACCTTTAATTTCAAACTCTTTGTTTGCTTTTGCGAACTCAGTGAACAAACGAGCTGCTGCACCTGGGTGTTCATTTGAGAATGCAATAAGAGTTGGACCAGTAAACGTATCTTTTAAGCATTCGAATTCTGTACCTTCAACTGCACGACGTAATAATGTATTACGAACAACGCGCATTGAAACGCCAGCTTCACGAGCTGCTTTACGTAAATCAGTCATTTTATCAACTGTTACACCACGTGAATCCGCGATCACAGCTGAAAGGGCACCTTTGGCTGCTTCATTTACTTCAGCAACAATTGCTTGTTTGTCTTGAAGATTTAATGCCATTGGCTTTTAGCTCCTGAATACACTCCGATTTCTCGGAATTAAATTACCTAATACAAACAACGTACTAGGACGACTTCGGTGTACAGAAGCAGAAAATTCTTTTTCTGTTCACCATCTACGTAGGTAATTAAGAAAATACACTATTTTCCCCTACGGTCTTGGATGGGGCTTGATAGGCAAGCACCATCAAATTTGCGGTCACCCACAAAATAGGGCGGTATAATACTGACTTTAAACTTTATTGTAAAGTAAAAAATCCATTTTACTTAGGATAATTAATGAGTCTTTTATAATATCTGACGTTTTTATGTTACAATCCGTCCACTTTTAGCTAATATTCTATTTTTTCTTATGTCTAGACAAAAAAAATCTCGTCGTATCACCGACATTATGCCTGCTCGCAAAGCAGACAAAAAGCCAGAAAGCAAACCGTTATCAGGTAAAAAACTAACACGTTACGAATTAGATGCCAAAGCTCGTGAAGAAAAACGTAAACGCAAACATAAAGGTTTGGCTTCTGGTTCACGCCATAGCGCAAATGAAACCTCAAATAACCCACAGTTAAATGAGAAAAAAGATCCGCGTATTGGTAGCCGTAAAAAAGTGCCACTCGTAGTCGAATTTGTGAACAAGCCAGAAAAAGGTCAATTTATTCAACCAATCAAAGTAGAATCAAAAATGACCGCACTTTCACCTGAATTAGAGCTTGAACAATTAGAAAATAATGAGTGCTTAAATGATTTACTTGATCAACTAGATGCAGGTAAAACAATTAGTGCCGATGATCAAAAATTTGTAGATGAATGTTTAGATCGCATTGCTCAGTTAATGGATGAACTAGGCATCGAAGATGAAGAAAGTGAAGATGATTTACTCAACACTTTCGAAAAAATTGATATTAACCAATTTAGATAAGTTTTATGTGGACTACAGTTTTACTCCTTGTTGGTATTGCAATTTTAGTCGCAATGGGCGCATATTCTATTTATTTGTTTATTCAATTACGCAAACAAAAACGTTTATTTGAACAAGCAAGGCTAGCTCGTATCGCGCGCATTAAGGAAAGCATTGTGATCATTGCCAAAGCAATGCATAACGATGAATGCAATCATTCTGAAGGTGTTATCCGTTTAAGAATGTTACTCGATCCCCTTGGACAAAAACATTTAAGCGACTATCCTGCAATGTGGGCGTTGTATGAAGTGGTTCAAGATATGCCTACGCATGACGAACGCAAAGCCTTAAAGAGAAATGAACGGATGAAACTCGATCTTCAACGCGAAAGTAAAGAAGTCGAATTAGAAAAACAGATAAAAACAGAAGTTTTGCAATTATTAAATGATATTCAAAACAACTAAAAATTTCACCGCACTTTGTAACAATGAACTCAATCTCAATGAATAACATTACTTTCGATATCAACTTAATCCAAAAGTACAATCAATCAGGCCCGCGTTATACGTCATATCCAACGGCATTGGAATTTCACGATAACTATACAAATGAAGATTTTAAAGCTGCCGCCGCACGTTATCCAGAACGCCCCTTATCACTTTACGTACATATTCCGTTCTGTCATAAGCTTTGTTATTTCTGTGGATGTAATAAAGTCATTACGCGTCATCAGCACAAAGCAGACATTTATCTCGACTTCTTAGAAAAAGAAGTCACAACGCGTGCAAGCTTATTTAAAAACCGTTTAGTTACCCAAATTCACTGGGGTGGCGGTACGCCTACTTATTTATCCGAAGAACAGTCTGCACGTTTAATGAAAATGCTGACAGATAACTTCAAAATCGCAGAAAATGCGGAAATTTCCATTGAAATGGATCCTAGAGAAATCGAGCTTTCAATGCTAGAACATCTGAAAAAGATTGGTTTTAATCGCATCAGCATGGGCGTTCAAGATTTTAATAAAGACGTACAAAAAGCGATAAATCGTGAGCAGGATGAAGACTTTATTCGCCAGCTCTTAATTCGAGCTCGTGAACTTGGGTTCCAATCCACTAACTTAGATTTAATCTATGGCTTACCGTTGCAAAACGTAGAAAGTTTTATGTTTACTTTGCAAAAAGTCATTGAACTTAATCCTGATCGCTTAAGTATATTTAACTATGCACATTTGCCAAGTCGTTTTGCAGGCCAAGCAAAAATCAAAGAAGATCAACTCCCTGCACCACAAACAAAACTGACTATTTTAGAAAAAACTATCGAAACCTTAGGTCATGCAGGTTATAAATTTATCGGTATGGATCACTTCGCTAAACCAGACGATGAACTTGCTATTGCCCAAGAACAGGGTGTTTTACATCGCAATTTCCAAGGCTATACCACGCAAGAAGAATGTGACTTACTTGGCTTAGGAGTATCGGCTATTAGCCTACTTGGTGATACTTATGCACAAAATCAAAAAGAATTAAAACATTATTACGCTGATGTAGATAGCTGTGGCATTGCATTACACAAAGGACTTACACTTACCCAGGAAGATTGTTTACGCCGTGATGTCATTAAAGCATTAATTTGTAACTTTAAATTAGATTATTCGATTATTGAAAAACGCTATGGTATTGACTTTAATACCCACTTTGCTGAAGATTTAGCCTTGCTCAACCCCTTGGCGGAAGATGGCTTAGTGGAAATCAATGATAAAGGTATTATCGTTTCACCATCAGGACGATTATTAATTCGTAATATCTGTTTGTGTTTTGATACCTATTCTCGACAAGCCGCAAGAAGACAGCAATTCTCGAGAATTATTTAATTAAAATCTTGGCAAAAAATAACCGCACTTTAATTTAATCAAAGTGCGGTTGTTTTTTTAGCCATTTATTAAAGCGTAATCTCTAACTTATCATAAGCGTGCATCGCTTTTTCCAAGGCTTTTTCTACGGAAATATCACGGCTTAAAATCACTGCCATACGGCGGTGTCCGTCCACTTTCTCTTTGCCGAAAATACGCAGGTCTGTATTAGGCTCAGCCAACACCTCAGCCAAATTGCCAAATTGCACTTGATTTGACTTACCTTCCACAACCACTGCTTTACTTGCAGCGGGGCTAATTAAATTGATCGCAGGAATTGGCAACCCTAAAATAGCACGAGCATGTAAAGCAAATTCAGAGAGTTCTTGCGAAATTAAGGTGACCATGCCGGTATCATGTGGACGAGGCGATACTTCGTTGAAAATCACGTCGTCACCACGCACAAACATTTCTACCCCAAAAAGACCGCGTCCACCTAATGCTGTTGTAATTTTCTCTGCAATCTCTTGGGCTTTTTTCAATGCCACTTCAGACATTGCTTGCGGCTGCCAAGATTCGCGATAATCGCCATTTTCTTGACGATGCCCAATTGGCGCAAGGAATGACGTGCCGCCAATGTGACGCACGGTCAGTAAGGTAATTTCATAATCAAATTTCACGAAACCTTCAACAATCACACGACCTGCGCCTGCTCGCCCGCCTTCTTGTGCATAATCCCAGGCTTTTTGAATATCATCAAAAGCCTTAATCACTGACTGTCCATGACCTGATGAGGACATAATTGGTTTCACCACACAAGGAACGCCAATTTTTTTCACCGCACTTTCAAAGCTGGCAAAATCTGCTACAAATTCATAGTTGGAAGTCGGTAAACCAAGTTCTTCCGCGGCTAAACGGCGAATACCTTCACGGTTCATGGTCAATTTAGTAGCTTTTGCCGTTGGCACTACAGTAAAGCCTTCTTGTTCCAATTCAACCAAAGTATCCGTCGCAATGGCTTCGACTTCAGGCACAATATAATCTGGTTTTTCTTTTTCCACTAATGCACGCAACGCATTGCCGTCTAACATAGAAATCATATAAG from the [Actinobacillus] rossii genome contains:
- the rplL gene encoding 50S ribosomal protein L7/L12, with translation MSLTNEQIIEAIASKSVSEIVELIAAMEEKFGVSAAAAVAAAPAAGAAAAEEKTEFDVVLAEAGANKVAVIKAVRGATGLGLKEAKDLVESAPANLKEGISKAEAEALKKELEEAGAKVEIK
- the rplJ gene encoding 50S ribosomal protein L10, whose protein sequence is MALNLQDKQAIVAEVNEAAKGALSAVIADSRGVTVDKMTDLRKAAREAGVSMRVVRNTLLRRAVEGTEFECLKDTFTGPTLIAFSNEHPGAAARLFTEFAKANKEFEIKGAAFEGKIQDVEFLATLPTYEEAIARLMGTMKEAAAGKLVRTLAALRDKLQEAA
- the yihI gene encoding Der GTPase activator, which gives rise to MSRQKKSRRITDIMPARKADKKPESKPLSGKKLTRYELDAKAREEKRKRKHKGLASGSRHSANETSNNPQLNEKKDPRIGSRKKVPLVVEFVNKPEKGQFIQPIKVESKMTALSPELELEQLENNECLNDLLDQLDAGKTISADDQKFVDECLDRIAQLMDELGIEDEESEDDLLNTFEKIDINQFR
- a CDS encoding putative coproporphyrinogen III oxidase, which codes for MWTTVLLLVGIAILVAMGAYSIYLFIQLRKQKRLFEQARLARIARIKESIVIIAKAMHNDECNHSEGVIRLRMLLDPLGQKHLSDYPAMWALYEVVQDMPTHDERKALKRNERMKLDLQRESKEVELEKQIKTEVLQLLNDIQNN
- the hemN_1 gene encoding coproporphyrinogen III oxidase; translated protein: MNSISMNNITFDINLIQKYNQSGPRYTSYPTALEFHDNYTNEDFKAAAARYPERPLSLYVHIPFCHKLCYFCGCNKVITRHQHKADIYLDFLEKEVTTRASLFKNRLVTQIHWGGGTPTYLSEEQSARLMKMLTDNFKIAENAEISIEMDPREIELSMLEHLKKIGFNRISMGVQDFNKDVQKAINREQDEDFIRQLLIRARELGFQSTNLDLIYGLPLQNVESFMFTLQKVIELNPDRLSIFNYAHLPSRFAGQAKIKEDQLPAPQTKLTILEKTIETLGHAGYKFIGMDHFAKPDDELAIAQEQGVLHRNFQGYTTQEECDLLGLGVSAISLLGDTYAQNQKELKHYYADVDSCGIALHKGLTLTQEDCLRRDVIKALICNFKLDYSIIEKRYGIDFNTHFAEDLALLNPLAEDGLVEINDKGIIVSPSGRLLIRNICLCFDTYSRQAARRQQFSRII
- the purT gene encoding phosphoribosylglycinamide formyltransferase 2, which gives rise to MAKIGTALTSKATKVMLLGSGELGKEVAIELMRLGVEVVAVDRYDNAPAQQVAHRAYMISMLDGNALRALVEKEKPDYIVPEVEAIATDTLVELEQEGFTVVPTAKATKLTMNREGIRRLAAEELGLPTSNYEFVADFASFESAVKKIGVPCVVKPIMSSSGHGQSVIKAFDDIQKAWDYAQEGGRAGAGRVIVEGFVKFDYEITLLTVRHIGGTSFLAPIGHRQENGDYRESWQPQAMSEVALKKAQEIAEKITTALGGRGLFGVEMFVRGDDVIFNEVSPRPHDTGMVTLISQELSEFALHARAILGLPIPAINLISPAASKAVVVEGKSNQVQFGNLAEVLAEPNTDLRIFGKEKVDGHRRMAVILSRDISVEKALEKAMHAYDKLEITL